A stretch of DNA from Oscillatoria sp. FACHB-1406:
AGTCTCCAGGATTTTTTGACGAAACTCCGTCGAATAGGCTTTCATAATGGCATTTCTAACCTTCTCTTTGACTGTACCTCACTCACGTGAAAATTGCTATAGATTCTGAAAATAACTTGATTTTTCGTTACGATAATACCGAACATCACCGCAAACTTAATCTTCCGACTTTCCCCCATCATAAACACGATCGCAGCGAAGACAATGTTATCGGCTCAGATGCCCCCTTTCTA
This window harbors:
- a CDS encoding DUF6516 family protein — translated: MKIAIDSENNLIFRYDNTEHHRKLNLPTFPHHKHDRSEDNVIGSDAPFLIDVLKEIENIRE